A DNA window from Camelina sativa cultivar DH55 chromosome 17, Cs, whole genome shotgun sequence contains the following coding sequences:
- the LOC104756926 gene encoding HD domain-containing protein 2 homolog, which produces MAVTSPATRFAPPLNRPFHHRSTLASLQFPSRNFLFLRNPTPSSTIVAVRCQKPVSDGIGSSVESMNHVSSAASSISSSIDFLTLCHRLKTTKRKGWINQGINGPESIADHMYRMAIMALIAGDLTGLDRERCIKMAIVHDIAEAIVGDITPSDGVPKEEKSRREKAALKEMCEVLGGGLRAEEITELWLEYENNASLEANLVKDFDKVEMILQALEYEAEHGKVLDEFFISTAGKFQTEIGKSWAAEINARRKSQLTNRQR; this is translated from the exons ATGGCGGTGACTAGTCCAGCTACACGCTTCGCACCGCCGCTGAACCGGCCTTTTCACCACCGATCGACACTCGCCTCGCTTCAGTTTCCCTCTAGGAACTTCCTCTTCCTCCGAAATCCCACTCCGAGCTCGACGATCGTCGCGGTCCGGTGCCAAAAACCTGTTTCCGACGGGATTGGTAGCTCTGTGGAGTCCATGAATCATGTCTCTTCCGCTGCATCTTCTATTTCGTCTTCGATCGATTTCCTAACCTTGTGTCATCGGCTCAAG acaacaaagagaaaagggtgGATTAATCAGGGGATAAATGGACCTGAATCAATTGCTGATCATATGTACCGTATGGCTATAATGGCATTGATAGCTGGTGATCTTACTGGACTTGACAGAGAAAG GTGTATAAAAATGGCAATAGTGCATGACATCGCTGAAG CTATTGTTGGAGATATTACACCATCTGATGGTGTGCCTAAGGAAGAAAAGAGTAGGAGAGAGAAAGCAGCTTTAAAAGAGATGTGCGAGGTTCTGGGTGGAGGCCTCAGAG CGGAGGAGATCACAGAACTTTGGCTGGAGTATGAGAACAATGCTTCTTTAGAAGCAAATCTTGTCAAAGACTTTGATAAG GTTGAAATGATTCTCCAGGCGCTAGAATATGAAGCTG AACATGGGAAAGTGCTCGACGAGTTTTTCATATCGACAGCAG GCAAGTTTCAAACCGAAATTGGAAAAAGCTGGGCGGCCGAGATCAACGCTAGGAGGAAAAGCCAATTGACAAACAGACAGAGATAG